The proteins below come from a single Rhizobium sp. BT04 genomic window:
- a CDS encoding sugar transferase, with the protein MSITELNNSISTDSFRPSRRQQPSLKIQTPVIHSDAPQAPLMDIALKRAFDIVSSLSALLVLAPFLLFVALLIKLDSPGPVLFKQTRWGKNCKAIKVYKFRSMRTDLCDVSGVAQTVKNDPRITRIGAILRRTNVDELPQLLNVLMGDMSVVGPRCHAIGMRAGGMLYEELVPEYHQRHAMRPGMTGLAQMRGLRGPTDRPAKARARIASDLYYVGNFSILMDIRIIAGTVVSELTRGKGF; encoded by the coding sequence TTGAGCATCACGGAACTAAACAACAGCATTTCGACTGACTCCTTCCGGCCGAGCCGCCGCCAGCAGCCGAGCCTGAAGATTCAGACCCCTGTCATCCATAGCGATGCGCCGCAGGCGCCGCTGATGGACATCGCCCTGAAGCGGGCGTTCGACATCGTTTCGTCGTTGAGCGCCCTCCTCGTCCTTGCCCCCTTCCTTCTTTTCGTCGCGCTGCTGATCAAGCTCGACAGCCCGGGACCGGTGCTCTTCAAGCAGACCCGCTGGGGCAAGAACTGCAAGGCCATCAAGGTCTACAAGTTCCGCTCCATGCGCACCGATCTCTGCGATGTCTCGGGTGTTGCCCAGACGGTGAAGAACGACCCGCGTATCACCCGTATCGGTGCCATACTTCGCCGCACGAACGTCGATGAGCTGCCGCAGCTGCTGAACGTGCTGATGGGCGACATGTCCGTCGTCGGTCCGCGCTGCCATGCGATCGGCATGCGCGCTGGCGGCATGCTCTACGAAGAGCTTGTGCCGGAATATCATCAGCGCCACGCCATGCGCCCCGGCATGACGGGTCTTGCCCAGATGCGCGGCCTGCGCGGCCCGACCGATCGTCCGGCCAAGGCGCGCGCCCGCATCGCCAGCGATCTCTATTACGTCGGCAATTTTTCGATCTTGATGGATATCCGCATCATTGCCGGCACCGTCGTGTCGGAGCTGACCCGCGGAAAAGGCTTCTAA
- a CDS encoding DUF1153 domain-containing protein, whose translation MTEMIRPRVKYVIGPDGSPLTIADLPPPNTRRWVIRRKAEVVAAVRGGLLSLEEACERYTLTVEEFLSWQSSINSHGLAGLRTTRIQQYRH comes from the coding sequence ATGACCGAAATGATACGTCCTCGAGTGAAATATGTCATCGGCCCCGATGGCAGCCCCCTGACGATCGCGGATCTGCCGCCGCCCAATACGCGGCGCTGGGTGATTCGCCGGAAGGCAGAGGTTGTCGCGGCGGTTCGCGGTGGCCTGTTGAGCTTGGAAGAGGCCTGCGAGCGTTACACGCTGACGGTCGAAGAATTCCTCTCCTGGCAGTCGTCGATCAACAGCCATGGCCTTGCCGGCCTGCGCACCACGCGCATCCAGCAATATCGCCACTGA
- a CDS encoding paraquat-inducible protein A, producing the protein MSRVLLIRPILLVAAPFFLALGLVLPLVRFETLYFFDKTPSLIEIIVSLWKGGDELLAAIVALVSVVLPFLKMIGITVEAMGITAEATAAGGGAGSLFYRRVVPHLSKWSMMDVLLVAIVIAAAKTTGLADAFTQPGLWCYAASSMISGLLHSLMGDASGPK; encoded by the coding sequence ATGAGCAGGGTTTTGTTGATCCGCCCGATCTTGCTCGTGGCAGCGCCGTTCTTTCTGGCGCTCGGCCTCGTCTTGCCGCTGGTTCGTTTCGAGACGCTGTATTTTTTCGACAAGACGCCGTCGCTTATCGAAATCATCGTCTCGCTTTGGAAGGGCGGGGATGAACTGCTGGCGGCGATCGTCGCGCTGGTTTCGGTCGTGCTCCCGTTTCTGAAGATGATCGGCATCACCGTGGAGGCGATGGGGATCACCGCAGAAGCGACGGCTGCCGGCGGCGGGGCCGGCAGCCTGTTTTATCGTCGCGTCGTGCCGCATCTGTCCAAGTGGTCAATGATGGACGTGCTGCTGGTCGCGATCGTCATTGCGGCGGCAAAGACGACGGGGCTGGCGGATGCCTTCACGCAGCCCGGCCTCTGGTGCTACGCGGCCTCGTCAATGATTTCGGGCCTTCTTCATTCCCTGATGGGAGATGCGTCCGGCCCGAAATAA
- a CDS encoding GNAT family N-acetyltransferase — protein sequence MDIRNEDGASGGRYTAEVEGHEAEMTYSRTSPKLVIIDHTAVPDALRGKGVGQALAFHAVEAARGGGWKIIPLCPFFKAQAQRHPEWQDVVN from the coding sequence ATGGACATTCGAAACGAGGACGGCGCCTCCGGCGGCCGTTATACGGCCGAGGTCGAGGGACACGAGGCAGAGATGACCTATTCACGCACATCGCCAAAGCTCGTGATCATCGATCACACCGCCGTTCCCGATGCGCTGCGCGGCAAGGGCGTCGGCCAGGCATTGGCGTTCCACGCCGTGGAGGCGGCACGCGGCGGCGGCTGGAAGATCATCCCGCTCTGCCCCTTCTTCAAGGCGCAGGCGCAGCGCCATCCGGAATGGCAGGATGTCGTAAACTGA
- a CDS encoding flagellar export protein FliJ, translated as MKSRESLVRLKEFQVNEKRRQLQQLQMMMSEFERMTKDLESQIVVEEKKSGISDPNHFAYPTFAKAARQRADNLQVSIKELKMQEETLELALEEMQAEYARATALEERDTSARARA; from the coding sequence ATGAAGTCGCGAGAGAGTCTCGTTCGCCTGAAGGAATTTCAGGTGAACGAAAAACGACGTCAATTGCAGCAGTTGCAGATGATGATGTCCGAATTTGAACGGATGACGAAGGATCTGGAGAGCCAGATCGTCGTCGAGGAAAAGAAGTCCGGTATATCAGACCCGAATCACTTTGCTTATCCGACCTTCGCCAAGGCCGCGCGTCAGCGGGCCGACAACCTGCAGGTTTCGATCAAGGAACTGAAGATGCAGGAAGAGACGCTGGAATTGGCGCTCGAGGAAATGCAGGCGGAATATGCAAGGGCGACGGCGCTGGAAGAGCGTGACACCAGCGCCCGCGCCAGGGCGTAA
- the ctrA gene encoding response regulator transcription factor CtrA, translating into MRVLLIEDDSATAQSIELMLKSESFNVYTTDLGEEGVDLGKLYDYDIILLDLNLPDMSGYEVLRTLRLSKVKTPILILSGMAGIEDKVRGLGFGADDYMTKPFHKDELVARIHAIVRRSKGHAQSVIMTGELIVNLDAKTVEVGGQRVHLTGKEYQMLELLSLRKGTTLTKEMFLNHLYGGMDEPELKIIDVFICKLRKKLANAAGGANYIETVWGRGYVLREPDGAEYAETA; encoded by the coding sequence ATGCGGGTACTTCTCATCGAGGATGATAGCGCTACAGCGCAGAGCATCGAGTTGATGCTGAAATCAGAGAGTTTTAATGTTTATACCACCGATCTCGGTGAAGAAGGCGTCGATCTGGGCAAGCTGTATGATTATGATATCATCCTTCTCGATCTGAACCTGCCCGACATGTCCGGATATGAAGTGCTTCGCACGCTCCGGCTGTCCAAGGTCAAGACACCGATCCTCATTCTCTCGGGCATGGCCGGCATCGAAGACAAGGTTCGCGGCCTCGGTTTCGGCGCCGACGACTACATGACCAAGCCCTTCCACAAGGATGAGCTCGTCGCCCGTATCCACGCCATCGTCCGCCGCTCCAAGGGCCACGCCCAGTCGGTCATCATGACCGGCGAGCTGATCGTCAACCTCGACGCCAAGACTGTCGAAGTCGGCGGCCAGCGTGTCCACCTGACAGGCAAAGAATACCAGATGCTGGAGCTGCTTTCGCTCCGCAAGGGCACCACGCTCACCAAGGAAATGTTCCTCAACCACCTTTACGGCGGCATGGACGAGCCGGAACTGAAGATCATCGACGTCTTCATCTGCAAGCTCCGCAAGAAGCTCGCCAACGCCGCCGGCGGCGCCAACTACATCGAGACCGTCTGGGGCCGTGGCTACGTTCTGCGTGAGCCGGATGGTGCCGAATACGCCGAAACCGCCTGA
- a CDS encoding response regulator translates to MQRFMITDNSDIVRKVGKRILSELDFLVSEASNAGEALQRCQAELPEYLIVDSGMEGALDLIAAIRAMDGGKEVKIYYCVVEADLKKLMAGKRAGATDFLLKPFDRKILTAVFGNRAIAA, encoded by the coding sequence ATGCAGAGATTCATGATCACCGATAATTCGGACATCGTCCGCAAGGTCGGCAAGCGCATTCTCTCCGAACTCGACTTTCTCGTCAGCGAGGCCTCCAACGCCGGCGAGGCGCTGCAACGCTGCCAGGCGGAGCTGCCGGAATATCTGATCGTCGATTCCGGCATGGAAGGCGCGCTCGACCTGATCGCCGCCATCCGCGCCATGGACGGCGGCAAAGAGGTCAAGATCTACTACTGTGTTGTCGAGGCGGATCTGAAGAAGCTGATGGCGGGCAAACGCGCCGGTGCCACCGACTTCCTGTTGAAGCCGTTCGATCGCAAGATCCTGACCGCCGTCTTCGGAAACCGCGCGATCGCTGCCTGA
- the chpT gene encoding histidine phosphotransferase ChpT produces MSKNPNLTLSGPDLAALLCSRVCHDVISPVGAINNGLELLDEGGADADAMDLIRTSALNASVRLKFARLAFGASGSVGASIDTGEAERAAKDFAVAEKKTEVIWNGPRAIVAKNRVKLLLNLFLVAYSAIPRGGVLEVTLENPEFDARFKLTAKGKLMRLPPKFVEISTGAIEEAIDAHSIQPYYTVLLAQECGMTLDHSASAEELVFTAMAAAA; encoded by the coding sequence ATGTCCAAGAACCCCAATCTCACCTTGTCCGGCCCGGATCTGGCGGCGCTTCTTTGCAGCCGCGTTTGCCACGATGTCATCTCACCGGTCGGTGCGATCAACAATGGGCTGGAACTCCTCGATGAGGGCGGTGCCGATGCCGATGCGATGGATCTGATCCGCACCAGCGCGCTCAACGCTTCCGTCCGCCTGAAATTCGCACGCCTCGCCTTCGGTGCTTCGGGTTCCGTCGGCGCTTCGATCGACACCGGCGAGGCCGAGCGTGCCGCCAAGGATTTCGCCGTCGCCGAGAAGAAGACCGAAGTGATCTGGAACGGGCCACGCGCCATCGTCGCCAAGAACCGCGTCAAGCTGCTGCTCAACCTCTTCCTCGTCGCCTATTCCGCGATTCCGCGCGGTGGCGTGCTCGAGGTGACGCTGGAAAATCCCGAGTTCGATGCCAGGTTCAAGCTCACGGCCAAAGGCAAACTGATGCGCTTGCCGCCGAAATTCGTCGAGATATCGACCGGCGCGATCGAGGAGGCGATCGACGCCCATTCGATCCAGCCCTATTATACCGTTCTTCTGGCGCAGGAGTGCGGAATGACGCTCGATCACAGCGCCAGCGCCGAAGAACTGGTGTTCACCGCGATGGCCGCGGCCGCCTGA
- a CDS encoding DUF1134 domain-containing protein, translating into MRPRFPHRLIGFCRLLSALVFSSLMVAGPASAQDNGQYTMQEIVDAGHSFFGSASGGLAKVVESAFQKYGLPNGYILGQEGGGAFIAGLTYGEGQLNTKNAGEHNLYWQGPSLGLDYGGQGSRVMMLVYDLPSVNGIYARFGGVSGSAYVIAGFGMTLLKNNDVLVVPIRTGVGARLGVNVGYLKITQAPTWNPF; encoded by the coding sequence ATGCGCCCTCGATTTCCGCACCGATTGATCGGCTTCTGCAGGTTGCTTTCGGCCCTCGTTTTTTCCTCGCTGATGGTTGCCGGACCCGCCTCCGCCCAGGATAACGGCCAGTACACGATGCAGGAAATCGTCGATGCCGGCCATTCCTTCTTCGGCTCCGCCAGCGGCGGACTTGCCAAAGTCGTCGAGAGTGCCTTCCAGAAATACGGCCTCCCGAATGGCTACATCCTCGGACAGGAAGGCGGCGGCGCCTTCATCGCCGGTCTTACCTACGGCGAAGGCCAGCTGAACACCAAAAACGCCGGCGAACATAATCTTTACTGGCAAGGCCCCTCGCTCGGCCTCGACTACGGCGGCCAGGGCTCGCGCGTGATGATGCTGGTCTACGACCTGCCCTCCGTCAACGGCATCTATGCCCGCTTCGGCGGCGTCAGCGGCTCGGCTTATGTGATCGCCGGCTTCGGCATGACGCTGCTCAAGAACAATGACGTACTGGTCGTGCCCATCCGCACCGGCGTCGGCGCTCGCCTGGGTGTCAATGTCGGTTATCTCAAGATTACCCAGGCACCGACCTGGAACCCCTTCTGA
- a CDS encoding RNA methyltransferase — protein sequence MAAVPITIDSADDPRVAEFRDIRERDLTGRENRFIAEGTVVLRMLAEAHAGGRGFFAEKILLLRNRVDGVLPILERLPADVPVYVAEADVLNGVVGFHLHRGVLALGRREDRGEAVLLEALPEQALVLVGCGISNHDNAGSMFRNAAAFRADAVLLDETCCDPLYRKALRVSVGSVLSIPHRRGGKALDVLLALAERGFAIWTLSPHGKTDIRAIPASARMALVVGTEGEGLPEALLARFRSVRIPQSEELDSLNAATATGIALFSMASAMGRI from the coding sequence ATGGCCGCCGTTCCGATCACCATCGACAGCGCCGACGATCCGCGCGTCGCTGAATTCCGTGATATAAGAGAGCGTGACCTGACGGGCCGGGAGAACCGTTTCATCGCCGAGGGCACCGTCGTGCTGCGCATGCTCGCCGAAGCGCATGCGGGAGGCCGCGGCTTTTTTGCCGAGAAGATCCTGCTGCTGCGCAACCGCGTCGACGGCGTACTGCCGATCCTGGAGCGGTTGCCGGCCGATGTGCCGGTCTATGTCGCCGAGGCCGATGTCCTCAACGGCGTCGTCGGATTCCATCTGCATCGCGGCGTTCTCGCGCTCGGCCGGCGGGAGGATCGCGGCGAGGCGGTGCTTCTCGAAGCGCTGCCGGAACAGGCGCTGGTGCTCGTCGGCTGCGGCATTTCCAATCACGACAATGCCGGTTCGATGTTCCGCAATGCGGCGGCCTTCCGGGCGGATGCGGTGCTGCTCGACGAAACCTGCTGTGATCCGCTCTACCGCAAGGCGCTGCGTGTCTCGGTCGGTTCGGTGCTGAGCATTCCGCACCGGCGCGGCGGCAAGGCGTTGGATGTGCTGCTGGCGCTTGCCGAACGGGGTTTTGCCATCTGGACGCTTTCGCCGCATGGCAAGACCGATATCCGCGCCATTCCGGCTTCAGCGCGCATGGCGCTGGTCGTCGGCACGGAGGGGGAGGGGTTGCCGGAGGCGCTGCTTGCGCGCTTCCGGAGCGTGCGCATTCCACAGTCGGAGGAGCTCGACAGCCTCAATGCCGCGACGGCAACGGGGATCGCGCTGTTTTCCATGGCTTCCGCGATGGGGCGGATCTAA
- a CDS encoding RluA family pseudouridine synthase — translation MSDPFKQAAGNRKVLTADETAEGRLDAWLTAQLGEEFSRSRIKALIKDGQVFLRGQPVTDPQRKVRTGDSFEITLPEPDDPTPQGEDIPLDILHEDEDVIVISKPSGLVVHPGPGNWTGTLVNALIYHCGDTLSGIGGVRRPGIVHRLDKDTTGVMVVAKNDIAHRHLSLQFADHGRTMPLERAYQAIVWGRPRTLTGTVDAPLGRATGDRTRRAVKRPDSHDADEAITHYEVIERFQEKPDATALASLVECHLETGRTHQIRVHMAHIGHPLLGDTVYGAGFKTKANLLPEDIRKVVNGFGRQALHAFMLQFEHPRTGEVMHFEVPLPDDMVELVEALRR, via the coding sequence TTGAGCGACCCCTTTAAACAAGCAGCCGGCAATAGAAAAGTCCTGACCGCCGATGAAACTGCCGAAGGCCGGCTTGATGCCTGGCTGACGGCGCAGCTCGGCGAGGAATTTTCGCGCAGCCGCATCAAGGCGCTGATCAAGGACGGCCAGGTTTTTCTGCGCGGCCAACCCGTTACCGACCCGCAACGCAAGGTGCGCACCGGCGATAGTTTCGAGATCACGCTGCCCGAACCGGATGACCCGACGCCGCAGGGCGAGGACATCCCGCTCGATATCCTCCATGAGGACGAAGACGTCATCGTCATCTCCAAGCCCTCAGGTCTCGTCGTCCATCCCGGCCCCGGCAACTGGACGGGGACGCTGGTCAACGCGCTGATCTACCATTGCGGCGATACGCTCTCCGGCATCGGCGGCGTGCGCCGCCCCGGCATCGTCCACCGGCTCGACAAAGACACGACAGGGGTCATGGTCGTCGCCAAGAACGACATTGCCCATCGCCACCTGTCGCTGCAATTTGCCGACCACGGCCGCACCATGCCGCTCGAGCGGGCCTACCAGGCCATCGTCTGGGGCCGGCCTCGCACTCTGACAGGCACGGTCGACGCGCCGCTCGGCCGCGCCACCGGCGATCGCACGCGCCGCGCCGTCAAGCGCCCCGACAGTCATGACGCCGACGAGGCAATCACCCATTACGAGGTGATCGAACGCTTTCAGGAGAAACCGGATGCGACGGCGCTGGCCTCGCTGGTCGAGTGCCACCTCGAAACCGGCCGCACCCACCAGATCCGTGTTCATATGGCCCATATCGGCCATCCGCTGCTCGGCGATACGGTTTACGGCGCCGGCTTCAAGACCAAGGCCAATCTGCTGCCCGAAGACATCCGCAAGGTCGTCAACGGTTTTGGCCGCCAGGCGCTGCATGCCTTCATGCTGCAGTTCGAGCATCCCCGCACCGGCGAAGTCATGCATTTCGAAGTACCGCTGCCGGATGACATGGTGGAACTGGTCGAGGCACTGCGGCGATAA